The following are encoded in a window of Streptomyces sp. 11x1 genomic DNA:
- a CDS encoding histidine kinase, producing the protein MTSVEVERPRALLAGASRRWVRLLPWAVAFVLCVALLPTTIVVLTADYGLTGGVAGGLAVAQAAPLLLAVVRPLQAWYVVFVADVAGALALLTVDFQERLLWPFPPMEIVGYVGLCLALGLRERRRTLLLVWLATAAANVALGFVAPHGFGAMGLLFTILGGVALLLGGALRERSEAQRRLVEQETISEAERGRRTLLEERARIARELHDVVAHHMSVITVQADTAEYRLDRLPPDVREEFTSIAATARESLGEMRRLLGVLRNEEAHGELVPQPGLAQIGQLVEVTARARGPVEFTPCDVEVPEAVGLSAYRIVQEALSNVVRHAPGARTQVSLSVTESDPQDGARLTVLVVNGPPPQPPDGPLEVGGTGHGLVGMRERVRLVGGSLDTGPLPDGGFRVAAQLPLNFLD; encoded by the coding sequence ATGACCTCAGTGGAGGTGGAACGCCCGCGCGCACTGCTCGCGGGGGCTTCGCGGCGATGGGTGCGGCTGCTGCCGTGGGCCGTGGCGTTCGTGCTGTGCGTCGCCCTGCTGCCCACGACCATCGTGGTCCTCACCGCTGACTACGGCCTGACCGGAGGCGTCGCCGGCGGGTTGGCCGTCGCGCAGGCCGCGCCGCTGCTGCTCGCCGTCGTACGGCCGCTGCAGGCCTGGTACGTGGTCTTCGTCGCGGACGTCGCCGGGGCGCTCGCCCTGCTCACCGTCGACTTCCAGGAGCGGCTGCTGTGGCCGTTCCCGCCCATGGAGATCGTCGGGTACGTCGGCCTCTGCCTCGCGCTGGGGCTGCGCGAGCGGCGCCGGACACTGCTGCTGGTGTGGCTGGCCACGGCCGCCGCGAACGTGGCCCTGGGGTTCGTCGCGCCCCATGGCTTCGGCGCCATGGGCCTGCTGTTCACCATCCTCGGGGGCGTCGCGCTCCTGCTGGGCGGTGCGCTGCGCGAGCGGTCCGAGGCGCAGCGCAGGCTGGTCGAGCAGGAGACGATCAGCGAGGCCGAACGTGGCCGGCGGACGCTGCTGGAGGAGCGCGCCCGGATCGCCCGCGAGCTGCACGACGTGGTGGCACACCACATGTCCGTCATCACGGTGCAGGCGGACACCGCGGAGTACCGCCTCGACAGGCTGCCGCCGGACGTGCGGGAGGAGTTCACGTCCATCGCGGCGACCGCGCGCGAGTCGCTCGGCGAAATGCGACGGCTCCTCGGCGTGCTGCGCAACGAGGAGGCGCACGGCGAGCTCGTGCCCCAGCCGGGCCTGGCGCAGATCGGGCAGCTGGTGGAAGTGACGGCGAGGGCCCGCGGGCCGGTGGAGTTCACCCCCTGCGACGTCGAGGTGCCCGAGGCGGTCGGCCTGTCCGCGTACCGGATCGTCCAGGAGGCCCTCTCGAACGTCGTGCGGCACGCGCCGGGTGCCCGCACGCAGGTGTCGCTGTCGGTGACGGAGTCCGATCCGCAGGACGGTGCGCGGCTCACCGTCCTGGTCGTCAACGGACCGCCGCCCCAGCCGCCCGACGGGCCGCTCGAGGTGGGCGGCACCGGGCACGGCCTCGTCGGCATGCGCGAGCGGGTGCGGCTCGTAGGCGGCAGCCTGGACACGGGGCCGCTGCCGGACGGCGGCTTCCGGGTCGCCGCCCAACTTCCCCTGAACTTCCTTGACTGA
- a CDS encoding response regulator transcription factor, with protein MTTRVIIVDDQAMVRAGFAALLAAQSDIDVVGEAPDGAQGVELSRRTHPDVVLMDVRMPEMDGLEAARRLLEPAPGVTHRPRVLMLTTFDVDDYVYEALRAGASGFLLKDAPPADLIAAVRVVASGDALLAPSVTRRLIADFARQRPAVRGKPALRLKGLTERETEVLTLVARGQSNGEIAQTLVLAEQTVKTHVSRVLTKLDLRDRAQAVVFAYESGLVAPGE; from the coding sequence GTGACGACGCGCGTCATCATCGTCGACGACCAGGCCATGGTGCGGGCCGGCTTCGCCGCCCTGCTGGCCGCCCAGAGCGACATCGACGTGGTGGGCGAGGCCCCCGACGGCGCGCAGGGCGTCGAGCTGAGCCGACGTACCCACCCGGACGTCGTGCTGATGGACGTGCGGATGCCCGAGATGGACGGGCTGGAGGCCGCACGCCGCCTCCTGGAGCCGGCACCCGGTGTGACACACCGGCCGCGCGTCCTGATGCTCACCACCTTCGACGTCGACGACTACGTCTACGAGGCGCTCCGGGCGGGCGCGAGCGGCTTCCTCCTCAAGGATGCGCCGCCGGCCGACCTCATCGCGGCGGTCCGCGTCGTGGCCTCGGGCGACGCGCTGCTCGCCCCTTCCGTGACGCGCCGCCTCATCGCGGACTTCGCCAGGCAGCGTCCCGCCGTCCGGGGCAAGCCCGCGCTGCGGCTCAAAGGCCTGACGGAACGCGAGACCGAGGTCCTCACGCTGGTGGCCCGCGGGCAGTCGAACGGGGAGATCGCGCAGACGCTGGTGCTGGCTGAGCAGACGGTGAAGACGCACGTCAGCCGCGTCCTGACCAAGCTTGACCTGCGCGACCGCGCCCAGGCGGTGGTCTTCGCCTACGAGTCGGGGCTGGTCGCTCCAGGCGAGTAG
- a CDS encoding ABC transporter ATP-binding protein produces MRLRRGKRQKADNRPEVPAATPGLAVELRDVRRQYGRGAGTVHALAGIDLALPRGTFTAVMGPSGSGKSTFLQCAAGLDRPTAGSVRLGGTEITGMSENELTELRRSRLGFVFQAFNLLPSLTVEQNVLLPMRLAGQRQDRRQAQAVLAQVGLADKAKRRPGELSGGQQQRVAVARALVTSPDVIFADEPTGALDTGTAAEVLGLLRNAVDALGATVVMVTHDPAAAAWADRVLFLAGGAFADHLERGSAEQIAARMAVLTSRASRSGAMAGVAA; encoded by the coding sequence ATGAGGCTACGCAGGGGCAAGCGGCAGAAGGCGGACAACCGGCCCGAGGTCCCGGCCGCCACGCCCGGTCTCGCCGTCGAACTGCGCGACGTCCGGCGGCAGTACGGCCGCGGGGCGGGCACGGTGCACGCCCTCGCGGGCATCGACCTCGCCCTGCCGCGCGGCACGTTCACCGCGGTCATGGGCCCGTCCGGGTCCGGCAAGTCCACCTTCCTGCAGTGCGCCGCCGGGCTCGACCGGCCGACGGCGGGATCCGTGCGCCTCGGCGGCACGGAGATCACCGGCATGAGCGAGAACGAGCTCACCGAGCTGCGCCGCAGCCGCCTCGGCTTCGTCTTCCAGGCGTTCAACCTGCTGCCGTCGCTGACCGTGGAACAGAACGTGCTGCTGCCCATGCGCCTGGCCGGGCAGCGCCAGGACCGGCGCCAGGCGCAGGCGGTGCTCGCCCAGGTCGGACTCGCCGACAAGGCGAAGCGCCGGCCCGGAGAGCTCTCCGGCGGTCAGCAGCAACGCGTGGCCGTCGCCCGCGCCCTGGTCACCAGCCCCGACGTGATCTTCGCGGACGAACCCACCGGCGCCCTCGACACCGGCACCGCCGCCGAGGTCCTGGGCCTGCTGCGCAACGCGGTGGACGCTCTGGGCGCCACCGTTGTCATGGTCACCCACGACCCGGCCGCGGCCGCCTGGGCCGACCGTGTGCTGTTCCTCGCCGGTGGCGCCTTCGCCGACCACCTCGAGCGCGGTTCGGCGGAGCAGATCGCGGCACGGATGGCCGTGCTCACCTCGCGCGCCTCCCGCTCCGGTGCGATGGCGGGGGTGGCGGCATGA
- a CDS encoding FtsX-like permease family protein, with translation MTRPNGLAREAVRFKPASFAGTFLALLMSALIVSACGILLETSLRASVPPERYANALVVAAADQNKYVVTGNDEDREKEATPLPDTARMDAGLAAKAAGAPGAATAVADFTFPVRATDAGARALTVPGGVLTAHGWGSHTFTGTSLTTGSAPREGEVVLDAGTARAAHAAVGDTVVLETAAGRQDFRVAGVAEAGPAETARDSGDAGALTWFADTQAPMLAGHPGKADAVVVLAEDGTDADALAGAVKQALAGSGVQVHTGDDRGAVEDPGLGYAKVTLFGIGGSFGGIAAIVAVFTAAGTVALSVGQRAREFALLRAVGATPRQVRRAVASEALLVAPLAGIIGCLPGIGLAHWWFGQLQDRGAIPRAVDLHVSGLPLLAAVVMGLLTALGAGWMAGRRPAKIKPGQALSDASVERLRPGLVRTLLGVGALVGGAILTGVSARSAGDDAAGAALGIVMLFMLAVGLLGPLVARLCAGLFGLPLRGAGPSAELAAANSRTNARRLASAITPIVLAVAFSSTLVFMHTSETHAADKQLRAGITADHVVTDPAGLPVDAAARAARAPGVEAAVGLLNTQVLVPTGSGEFKSLQGAATQGVTGSGAELAKVQDLDVRDGSLDRLGEGRIAIDKTLATSADAGVGDRLPLYLPDGTEVSPEIVAVYGRGLGLATVTMDRASLAGHVTSGFDSTLLVRGGSEKSLTALGEVTDASGYATEQNRDAKLGAWMNNTMAAVLGGFAAVAAVNTLVMTVLDRRRELGMLRLVGSTRRQVMTMLRWEGLLVAVVGVVLGSAIAAATLIPMMSGVTGDMPYVPPLVYGCFAVAAGGLALPAVTLPARATLRRWS, from the coding sequence ATGACGCGCCCCAACGGACTCGCCCGTGAGGCCGTGCGCTTCAAGCCCGCGTCCTTCGCGGGGACCTTCCTCGCGCTGCTGATGTCCGCACTGATCGTCTCGGCCTGCGGAATCCTGCTCGAGACCAGCCTGCGCGCCTCCGTGCCGCCGGAACGGTACGCGAACGCGCTGGTCGTCGCGGCGGCGGACCAGAACAAGTACGTCGTCACCGGCAACGACGAGGACCGTGAGAAGGAGGCGACGCCCCTGCCGGACACGGCACGGATGGACGCCGGGCTGGCGGCGAAGGCCGCCGGGGCGCCGGGTGCGGCCACCGCCGTCGCGGACTTCACCTTCCCGGTGCGCGCGACGGACGCCGGCGCCCGTGCACTGACTGTTCCGGGCGGTGTGCTCACCGCGCACGGATGGGGCTCGCACACGTTCACCGGCACCTCGCTGACCACCGGCTCCGCACCCCGCGAGGGGGAAGTCGTCCTCGACGCGGGAACGGCCCGCGCCGCCCACGCCGCGGTCGGCGACACCGTCGTACTGGAGACCGCCGCCGGCCGGCAGGACTTCCGCGTCGCTGGCGTCGCCGAGGCCGGCCCCGCGGAGACCGCCCGCGACTCCGGCGACGCGGGTGCCCTGACGTGGTTCGCCGACACCCAGGCCCCCATGCTCGCCGGGCATCCCGGCAAGGCCGACGCCGTCGTCGTGCTGGCGGAGGACGGCACCGACGCCGACGCCCTCGCCGGCGCCGTGAAGCAGGCCCTGGCCGGCTCCGGCGTCCAGGTCCACACCGGCGACGACCGCGGTGCCGTCGAGGACCCGGGCCTCGGGTACGCCAAGGTGACGCTCTTCGGAATCGGCGGCTCCTTCGGCGGCATCGCCGCCATCGTCGCGGTCTTCACGGCCGCCGGAACCGTCGCGCTCTCGGTTGGTCAGCGGGCCCGCGAGTTCGCCCTGCTGCGCGCCGTCGGCGCCACCCCGCGGCAGGTCCGCCGCGCGGTCGCCTCCGAAGCACTGCTCGTCGCGCCGCTCGCCGGGATCATCGGCTGCCTGCCCGGCATCGGGCTCGCCCACTGGTGGTTCGGGCAGCTCCAGGACCGGGGCGCCATCCCGCGCGCCGTGGACCTGCACGTCTCCGGGCTTCCGCTGCTCGCCGCCGTCGTCATGGGGCTGCTCACCGCGCTCGGCGCAGGCTGGATGGCCGGGCGTCGGCCCGCGAAGATCAAGCCCGGACAGGCGCTGTCGGACGCGTCGGTGGAGCGGCTGCGGCCCGGTCTGGTCCGTACCCTCCTCGGCGTCGGCGCCCTCGTCGGAGGCGCGATCCTCACCGGCGTGTCCGCCCGCTCCGCCGGGGACGACGCGGCCGGCGCCGCCCTCGGCATCGTCATGCTCTTCATGCTCGCCGTCGGGCTGCTCGGCCCGCTGGTGGCACGGCTGTGCGCCGGCCTGTTCGGCCTCCCGCTGCGCGGCGCGGGCCCGTCCGCCGAGCTCGCGGCCGCCAACTCCCGTACCAACGCCCGCCGCCTCGCCTCCGCGATCACCCCGATCGTGCTCGCCGTGGCCTTCTCCTCGACCCTCGTGTTCATGCACACGAGCGAGACCCACGCCGCCGACAAGCAGCTGCGCGCGGGCATCACCGCGGACCACGTGGTGACGGACCCGGCCGGGCTCCCGGTGGACGCGGCGGCACGCGCCGCCCGCGCGCCGGGCGTGGAGGCGGCCGTCGGGCTGCTGAACACGCAGGTGCTGGTGCCGACCGGCTCCGGCGAGTTCAAGTCGCTCCAGGGCGCGGCCACCCAGGGCGTCACCGGCTCTGGCGCCGAGCTGGCGAAGGTGCAGGACCTGGACGTACGCGACGGCAGCCTCGACCGGCTCGGCGAGGGGCGTATCGCCATCGACAAGACCCTGGCGACCTCGGCGGACGCCGGTGTCGGCGACCGGCTCCCGCTCTACCTCCCCGACGGGACGGAGGTCAGCCCCGAGATCGTCGCGGTCTACGGCCGCGGCCTCGGCCTGGCCACGGTGACCATGGACCGGGCGTCCCTGGCCGGGCACGTCACCTCGGGCTTCGACAGCACGCTCCTGGTACGGGGCGGCTCGGAGAAGTCGCTCACCGCCCTGGGCGAGGTCACCGACGCCTCCGGCTACGCCACCGAGCAGAACCGCGACGCGAAGCTGGGCGCCTGGATGAACAACACCATGGCCGCGGTCCTCGGTGGGTTCGCCGCCGTCGCCGCGGTCAACACCCTGGTGATGACGGTCCTGGACCGCCGCCGCGAGCTGGGCATGTTGCGCCTCGTCGGCTCCACCCGGCGTCAGGTGATGACGATGCTCCGCTGGGAGGGCCTGCTGGTCGCTGTGGTGGGCGTGGTCCTCGGCTCCGCGATCGCCGCGGCCACGCTGATCCCGATGATGAGCGGCGTGACCGGTGACATGCCGTACGTGCCCCCGCTGGTGTACGGATGCTTCGCGGTCGCCGCCGGCGGCCTGGCCCTGCCGGCGGTCACGCTGCCGGCCCGGGCCACGCTGCGCCGCTGGTCCTAG
- a CDS encoding MFS transporter — protein sequence MTTTLAPPVPIGKAAVGALGLLALSTGALESVVSPTIPLLERELDMSQSEGALLSIVLLITGALITPLAGKFGDRYGGKRVLIRLMAVVAVGGTVSALAPNLPVLLLGQVLQGAMVGALPLSFIVVRKNLPPGESKVAIGVVSGLFVGGGMVGMLSAGPVAEELSRHWMFALPTIAVIGATLLVNRLMPSDQPGGSDDADIDWPGLLLLSGILVTLMLVLALAPEAASQPLVLGALVVFLAVFVTGWVSVERRAASPMIDLHMLARPAIWKACALTFVICLGTSMAVYLVPQLLDERGDGYGFSASATEIGFFLLPGAVAATLAGPLGGIGDRRFGSRAVVNTGVVMMAVSLVVLASVHTEVWHVVVGKALIALANGLCVTAMMTSTATAVDAKDTGIATSLILVSRVLGYAVGGQLGGALLTAATPSGSEVSAESAYVTGFVIAGVVTSLALFVTRTMPKGVKE from the coding sequence ATGACCACAACCCTGGCTCCCCCGGTCCCCATCGGGAAGGCCGCTGTCGGAGCCCTCGGTTTACTGGCACTGTCCACCGGCGCTCTGGAGTCGGTGGTGTCACCGACGATCCCGCTCCTGGAACGCGAACTGGACATGAGCCAGTCCGAAGGGGCGCTGCTCAGCATCGTGCTCCTCATCACCGGGGCACTCATCACGCCGTTGGCAGGCAAGTTCGGCGACCGCTACGGCGGGAAACGGGTCCTGATCCGGCTGATGGCGGTCGTCGCGGTCGGCGGCACGGTGTCCGCCCTGGCCCCGAACCTGCCCGTGCTGCTGCTCGGGCAGGTGCTGCAAGGGGCGATGGTGGGCGCGCTTCCCCTGTCGTTCATCGTCGTGCGCAAAAACCTGCCCCCAGGAGAGTCGAAGGTTGCCATCGGGGTGGTCAGCGGACTCTTCGTCGGGGGAGGGATGGTCGGCATGCTGTCGGCCGGGCCGGTGGCGGAAGAGCTCTCCCGGCACTGGATGTTCGCGCTGCCCACGATCGCGGTCATCGGGGCCACCCTGCTCGTGAACAGGCTCATGCCGTCCGACCAGCCGGGCGGGTCGGACGACGCCGACATCGACTGGCCCGGCCTGCTGCTCCTGAGCGGGATACTGGTCACGCTCATGCTCGTACTCGCGCTGGCGCCCGAAGCGGCCTCGCAACCACTCGTGCTCGGCGCCCTCGTCGTGTTTCTGGCCGTCTTCGTCACCGGTTGGGTGTCCGTCGAACGGCGTGCGGCCTCTCCGATGATCGATCTGCACATGCTGGCACGGCCCGCGATCTGGAAGGCGTGTGCGCTGACATTCGTGATCTGCCTCGGCACCTCGATGGCGGTCTATCTCGTTCCGCAGCTGCTCGACGAGCGCGGCGACGGGTACGGATTCAGCGCCAGCGCCACCGAGATCGGCTTCTTCCTGCTGCCCGGCGCCGTCGCCGCGACGCTGGCCGGGCCGCTCGGCGGTATCGGGGACCGGCGTTTCGGCTCGCGTGCCGTGGTCAACACCGGGGTCGTCATGATGGCCGTCTCCCTGGTCGTCCTGGCGTCCGTGCACACCGAGGTCTGGCACGTCGTCGTCGGCAAGGCGCTGATCGCGCTGGCCAACGGCCTGTGCGTCACGGCGATGATGACCAGCACCGCCACGGCCGTCGATGCCAAGGACACCGGCATCGCCACCAGCCTGATCCTGGTGAGCCGTGTACTCGGCTACGCCGTGGGCGGGCAGCTCGGTGGTGCGCTCCTCACCGCCGCAACCCCTTCCGGGTCGGAGGTCTCGGCCGAATCGGCCTACGTCACCGGCTTCGTCATAGCCGGCGTCGTCACGTCGCTGGCCCTGTTCGTCACTCGCACCATGCCCAAAGGAGTCAAGGAATGA
- a CDS encoding FAD-dependent monooxygenase translates to MTLTDQLTDVRSTPRRKVLISGASIAGPALAFWLNRYGYAVTVVEKAPTLRGGGYPIDVRGTALEVVRRMGILPRLRDAHIDLRRLTFLDSDGSEVTSLHPHAVTGGVAGRDLEVRRGDLTEALYMAVRDDVEFLFNDSIDTLDQSDHGVDVTFHGGGSRTFDMVFGADGMHSRTREMLFDPEEQFHRYLGYCFAVFTMRNTFGLSHETVMWNAPGRAAALYAVGDDDEVHAFLNFARPEPPMDAFRGPQAQRDLVAKVFADAGWEVPGMLAALREAEDLFFDGVSQIRMPRWSSGRVALVGDAAYAPSFLTGQGTSLALVGAYMLAGCLADRGHGAGFAAYERDTRQFVTANQGLVSQGGATLFPTTAQALEQRNERLRSLSAMPPAEGKPAHSALTLLEPLRPA, encoded by the coding sequence ATGACCCTCACCGATCAGCTGACGGATGTCCGTAGCACGCCGAGGCGCAAGGTCCTGATATCCGGGGCCAGCATCGCGGGGCCCGCCCTCGCGTTCTGGCTGAACCGCTACGGATACGCGGTCACGGTCGTGGAGAAGGCGCCCACCCTGCGTGGGGGTGGCTATCCCATCGACGTGCGCGGCACCGCACTGGAAGTCGTCCGAAGGATGGGGATCCTGCCGCGGCTGCGGGACGCGCACATCGACCTGCGGCGGCTGACCTTCCTCGATTCGGACGGCAGCGAGGTGACCTCCCTTCACCCGCATGCCGTCACCGGCGGCGTCGCGGGACGGGACCTGGAGGTACGGCGCGGGGATCTGACGGAAGCGCTGTACATGGCGGTCCGTGACGACGTGGAGTTCCTGTTCAACGACTCCATCGACACCCTCGACCAGAGCGACCACGGGGTCGACGTCACCTTCCACGGGGGCGGCAGCCGCACGTTCGACATGGTGTTCGGTGCGGACGGCATGCACTCGCGCACCCGGGAGATGCTGTTCGACCCCGAAGAGCAGTTCCACCGCTACCTCGGCTACTGCTTCGCTGTGTTCACCATGCGCAACACCTTCGGGCTCTCCCACGAGACCGTGATGTGGAACGCCCCGGGCAGGGCCGCGGCACTCTATGCCGTGGGGGACGACGACGAGGTGCACGCCTTCCTGAACTTCGCCCGGCCGGAGCCGCCCATGGACGCGTTCCGGGGCCCGCAGGCCCAACGCGACCTGGTCGCCAAGGTCTTCGCCGACGCGGGATGGGAGGTCCCGGGCATGCTGGCCGCCCTGCGCGAGGCGGAGGACCTGTTCTTCGACGGGGTCAGCCAGATCCGCATGCCCCGCTGGTCCAGCGGCAGGGTCGCGCTGGTCGGCGACGCCGCGTACGCGCCCTCGTTCCTCACCGGACAGGGCACCAGCCTCGCGCTCGTCGGCGCGTACATGCTCGCCGGCTGCCTCGCGGACCGGGGTCACGGCGCGGGCTTCGCCGCCTACGAACGCGACACCCGGCAGTTCGTGACCGCGAACCAAGGGCTGGTCAGCCAGGGCGGCGCCACCCTCTTCCCCACCACCGCCCAGGCCCTGGAGCAGCGCAACGAACGACTGCGCAGCCTCAGCGCCATGCCACCGGCGGAGGGAAAGCCGGCTCATTCGGCGCTCACTCTGCTCGAGCCCCTGCGCCCGGCATGA
- a CDS encoding helix-turn-helix transcriptional regulator has translation MVAAQRDLWRPTEVLAAFQQVGFTPLLSKVAALWGGTPVTVRLEDLDKMCAALNCTVADLLQAEPLADAQAAPESGRRAVGAEEGPTAGPVRPVPRSRRGAGPRSLPPN, from the coding sequence ATGGTGGCCGCGCAACGGGACCTGTGGCGGCCGACCGAGGTGCTGGCCGCCTTCCAACAGGTGGGGTTCACCCCCTTGCTGAGCAAGGTCGCGGCCCTGTGGGGCGGCACGCCGGTCACCGTGCGCCTGGAGGACCTGGACAAGATGTGCGCCGCGCTGAACTGCACGGTCGCCGACCTGCTCCAGGCCGAGCCGCTCGCAGACGCCCAGGCGGCGCCGGAGTCCGGCCGGCGCGCGGTCGGCGCCGAGGAAGGGCCGACCGCGGGCCCGGTACGGCCGGTGCCGCGCAGCCGTCGGGGCGCCGGGCCGCGCTCGCTCCCGCCGAACTGA
- a CDS encoding EF-hand domain-containing protein, with product MADIEAARKEFQRIDADGDGFITAAEFKTALAQEGDWNVTESVAEVIIRTRDLNGDKLLSFDEFWAHLDK from the coding sequence GTGGCGGACATCGAGGCAGCGCGCAAGGAGTTCCAGCGGATCGACGCGGACGGGGACGGGTTCATCACCGCCGCCGAGTTCAAGACCGCCCTGGCCCAGGAAGGCGACTGGAACGTCACCGAGTCGGTGGCGGAGGTCATCATCCGCACCCGCGACCTCAACGGCGACAAGCTCCTGTCGTTCGACGAGTTCTGGGCCCACCTGGACAAGTGA
- a CDS encoding GNAT family N-acetyltransferase, with protein sequence MESLRDILDAAAEGVFPSADGGTTVVPQDSPRDAGVLCFTAHSVVFTDEDPRWVRERLATMECDALSASMNPRFLAALMERTGRTAETIDAMLVAPPLPGEPPLPLREIRDAGHPRVVYARRRRDDVRVWTVDGGVLTTGRGIAGRLEVSVEVDEGVRQRGLGRTLVHAARHLVDEPLWAQIAPGNARSVRAFQSAGYRPVGSEILLIPR encoded by the coding sequence ATGGAGAGTCTGCGGGACATTCTGGACGCGGCGGCCGAGGGGGTCTTCCCGTCGGCGGACGGCGGTACGACCGTCGTCCCCCAGGACTCCCCCCGGGACGCGGGGGTCCTCTGTTTCACGGCGCACTCCGTCGTCTTCACGGACGAGGATCCGCGGTGGGTGCGCGAGCGCCTGGCGACGATGGAGTGCGACGCGCTGTCCGCGAGCATGAACCCCCGGTTCCTGGCGGCCCTCATGGAACGGACGGGCCGTACGGCCGAGACCATCGACGCGATGCTGGTCGCCCCGCCCCTGCCGGGCGAACCCCCGCTCCCGCTGCGCGAGATCCGGGACGCGGGCCACCCGCGCGTCGTGTACGCGCGGCGGCGCCGTGACGACGTACGGGTGTGGACGGTGGACGGCGGCGTCCTGACGACGGGCCGGGGGATCGCCGGGCGGCTGGAGGTCTCGGTCGAGGTGGACGAGGGCGTACGGCAGCGGGGGCTCGGCCGGACGCTGGTGCATGCCGCCCGCCATCTCGTCGACGAGCCGCTGTGGGCGCAGATCGCGCCGGGGAACGCCCGCAGCGTGCGGGCGTTCCAGTCGGCGGGCTATCGGCCGGTGGGCTCGGAGATCCTGCTCATTCCCCGGTAG
- a CDS encoding YncE family protein, whose translation MTTTRTSLKQHHLVRRALLAAAVLAAVAACGSEAGTTEQERRIRADRAATEAEAAERKKKQQRTAVRGLRGMPPVLDPGDVYAADRPNRLSPVVKDFPSRVYVPNSESDTVTVIDPKTYEVVETIPVGRQPQHVVPSWDLKTLWVNNNRGHTLTPIDPRTGKAGKPVEVHDPYNLYFTPNGEYAVVMASLDRELVFRDPHTMKRIKTEPVSCYGVNHADFSLDGTYFIVSCEFSGELLKVDTASMKVIGQRKLPFEGAMPQDVKISPDGKRFYIADMMAHGMWVLDGDTFEEPKLLPTGKGTHGLYVGRDSREMYVSNRGEGTVSVFDFTENKLTKKWHLPDGGSPDMGGVSADGKVLWLSGRYDSEVYAIDTRTGEQLARIPVGSGPHGLAVYPQPGRYSLGHTGIFR comes from the coding sequence GTGACCACCACCCGCACCTCCCTCAAGCAGCACCACCTCGTGCGGCGCGCCCTCCTCGCGGCCGCCGTCCTCGCCGCCGTCGCCGCGTGCGGCTCCGAGGCCGGGACCACCGAGCAGGAGCGGCGCATCCGGGCCGACCGGGCCGCCACCGAAGCCGAGGCCGCCGAGCGGAAGAAGAAGCAGCAGCGGACGGCCGTCCGGGGCCTGCGTGGCATGCCGCCCGTGCTGGACCCCGGGGACGTCTACGCCGCCGACCGCCCGAACCGGCTCTCCCCGGTGGTCAAGGACTTCCCCTCCCGGGTGTACGTGCCCAACAGCGAGTCCGACACGGTCACCGTCATCGACCCGAAGACCTACGAGGTCGTCGAGACCATCCCGGTGGGCCGCCAGCCCCAGCACGTCGTCCCGTCCTGGGACCTGAAGACCCTCTGGGTCAACAACAACCGGGGCCACACCCTCACCCCCATCGACCCGAGGACGGGCAAGGCGGGCAAGCCGGTCGAGGTGCACGACCCGTACAACCTCTACTTCACGCCCAACGGCGAGTACGCCGTCGTCATGGCCTCCCTCGACCGCGAACTCGTCTTCCGCGACCCGCACACGATGAAGCGGATCAAGACCGAGCCGGTCAGCTGCTACGGCGTCAACCACGCCGACTTCTCGCTCGACGGCACCTACTTCATCGTGTCCTGCGAGTTCAGCGGCGAACTGCTCAAGGTCGACACCGCGAGCATGAAGGTGATCGGGCAGCGGAAGCTGCCGTTCGAGGGGGCCATGCCGCAGGACGTGAAGATCTCACCGGACGGCAAGCGGTTCTACATCGCCGACATGATGGCCCACGGCATGTGGGTCCTGGACGGCGACACCTTCGAGGAGCCGAAGCTGCTGCCCACCGGCAAGGGCACCCACGGCCTCTATGTCGGCCGCGACTCCCGCGAGATGTACGTCTCCAACCGGGGCGAAGGCACCGTGTCCGTCTTCGACTTCACCGAGAACAAGCTCACCAAGAAGTGGCACCTCCCCGACGGCGGCAGCCCCGACATGGGCGGTGTCTCCGCCGACGGCAAGGTCCTGTGGCTCTCCGGCCGCTACGACTCCGAGGTGTACGCCATCGACACCCGCACCGGGGAACAACTCGCCCGCATCCCCGTCGGCAGCGGCCCGCACGGCCTCGCGGTCTACCCGCAGCCGGGCCGCTACTCCCTCGGGCACACGGGCATCTTCCGGTGA